The DNA segment TCGCTAGGTGGCGACATCATGAGGAAACTCGAAGGTGAGTTGAACAAATCAAACTTGattgaaaattataaataGAAATCATTTAACGATGATTTTATCGCTACCATGGTTTTTATATAGCAGTGCACGTATTCTATGTATGCTTGTAAACGTTTACTTTGGAAACATAAACAGCATGACATAGTTTATGCTGTTGCTTGCCAAGATATTTACTTGCAGAAACAATTAACTAGCAGTAGAAGGAAAAATACTTatagtttatttcatttccTGTTTCAACAGAACTGCAGAAAATGCTAAACAATACACTTGCGCCAACTAGCAGCGTTCCATCAACCACCACTTCTGTGCCAACTAACAGCGTTCCATTAACCACCACTCCTTTGCCAACTACCAACGTTCCATTAACCACCACTCCTTTGCCAACTACCAGCGTTCCATTAACAACCACTCCTTTGCCAACTACCAGCGTTCCATTAACAACCACTCCTTTGCCAAATGCGTCATGTACTACGTCATCAAGCAACGGCAAGCAAAGATTGTCAAACGGGGATGAAGTTTACTGCGAGGACGGATGGACGGTATTCTAGACTTGACAAGTTTTCActtaattaaaagtttttcactGAATATTTCTCTGGTAAATGTTTTGTTCAGGTATTTCAGCGACGATTTGACGGAAGCGTCGACTTCCAAGTCGGCTGGGATGCTTACGTCAATGGGTTTGGAAACAAGAGTGGCGAGTTCTGGCTCGGTTAGTGAAGGTAACGATTGCATTAAAGACTTATTTACAAATAGTATTCAATCACATAATTATCAGGTCTGCGAAAAATCCATCAACTGACCGAGGTAGAAGGCTGCAGACTGAGAGTAGATCTCAAGGATTTTGAGGGCAACCAGGCCTACGCCGAATACAGGTACTTGCTTCATGCGTCTCTTTCAGCTGAGGAGGCAACCAGCAGTTTAAACTGATATTGAAATGGAAACAATTTAAATGCTTTTCATGATATCAACGGTATGAAACGTTGTGAATTAAGAAAGCTCTTTGTGAGTTTCAATGGCTCTTTGACGCACCGCCAAAATGTCGGTTGAATTTTACTCATTGGTTGACAATTTGGTTTCAGGTCATTTTCTGTTGCTAACGAAGACGATTTATTTCGTATTCGAGTCAGTGGTTACAGCGGGTCTGCAGATGACGATTTGAGGCATCACGACTACCACGTTTTCTCGACTTTCGATCGAGACAACGACCCTTAGTATGTCAATTTAAGCTTTTCAAGTTTTGCCATGACCACAGTCAAATATTCTGTTTGGACtcatttataataaaacttaTTAATATGCTTTTTCATATATCTTAGCTCTGGTGCAAATTGCGCAACGCTCAAGGGGCGTGGTCAGGGCGGTTGGTGGTTCCATGGTAGTTGTTACCACTGCGCATTGAACGCCGCGTGGGGGCGTTCTGAGGGCAGCTACCACAACATCGTGTGGCAAGATTGGAAAGGTCCACGTCACGCACTCCAAGCAACTACAATGAAAGTTCGTTGCGATTGATTCCAGCCAAAGCTCATCTGATAACTTTTATGACTGCATGGGTTGTCTTTAACTGAAAACATTCTGATACATAAACCACTTCTCAGCATCACTTTGTCGATGTGATTTGTTTAATGGCAGTTAATTTTATCCAGTGTTTAGGTTCTTACTTGAACAGAAATCGAAAAAGACATCT comes from the Clavelina lepadiformis chromosome 5, kaClaLepa1.1, whole genome shotgun sequence genome and includes:
- the LOC143461033 gene encoding uncharacterized protein LOC143461033, encoding MKLAFLFLSFTCYVIVTYSQECRQVMMTVCDDDGMTSRSEKGEKGEVGLPGKAGRAGMKGSKGDPGRVGRKGKSCDLGSLGGDIMRKLEELQKMLNNTLAPTSSVPSTTTSVPTNSVPLTTTPLPTTNVPLTTTPLPTTSVPLTTTPLPTTSVPLTTTPLPNASCTTSSSNGKQRLSNGDEVYCEDGWTVFQRRFDGSVDFQVGWDAYVNGFGNKSGEFWLGLRKIHQLTEVEGCRLRVDLKDFEGNQAYAEYRSFSVANEDDLFRIRVSGYSGSADDDLRHHDYHVFSTFDRDNDPYSGANCATLKGRGQGGWWFHGSCYHCALNAAWGRSEGSYHNIVWQDWKGPRHALQATTMKVRCD